The genomic stretch TGTTGGGAATTACCCCAATTTTTGCTCCGGCTAAAGAGTTGCTGTTGGCAAAACCACTTCCTTGAGTAACAATCATTTGTGTGCCACTAGCAAAATAACTCACTGAAAAATCGACAATTTTTTCTCTTTCCCATGTTATGGTAGTTGAACCACATTCAATCTGAATATCACCATTTTGGATTTTTTCAAAACGATTATTGGGATCAACTTCAATTAACTCTAATTTTATTGGTTTTCCCAGTTGTTTTTCTGTTTCCGAGCGAATCAACTCTAAAATATCTAAAGAATAGCCGATGGGTTTTCCCTGATTATCAGAAAAAGCAAAAGGAGGAGTATCTTGACGATAACCGGCTTTGATAACTCCAGTATTCTTGATTTGATCCAAAATTTCTCCAGCTAATACAGGCATTTGTACCCCACTAACTAAAGAAAATGAAAGCACGATCGAAATTAACTTATTAAACATTATCGATAAAAAATCTTTTTGGACAAATTAAACAATTTAAGAAATAAAATGATCGGTTTTACTCCCTTTTCAGAGGTATTTTATCTTGAGTGAGTCTTAGATTCCGAAAAAACCTAGAACTAGAAACTCCTACTATTTGCAGTTTTTCATATTGGATATTAATTGTCGCATTTACATTTCCATCATGGTTATTATTGCAATTAGGGCAAATCCAAATCCATTGTATTATTATATGGCATAGCAAACTATTCACTTTATTTAAGCATAATGCAAAACATAAGCTAAAAATAATCTTATTCAGCAAATCTAGTTCCTTCGGAAAATTGACTTTATCTCAATGTAAGTTAAAATTTGATCTTGATGAGAATAATTTTATATATAACTAATGGATACAAATAACGCTGTTTTACGTCAAGAAATTATTGGTTCAAGACGTTTTAGTAATCTTTGGTGGGCTAGTGTCGTTTCTATCGGTGGTATCGGTTTTTTATTAGCTGGTTTGTCTAGTTATTTTCACACTAGCTTCCTCCCTCTAACAGATACTTCTACCCTTCAATTTGTTCCTCAAGGTATTGCTTTAACCTTTTACGGCGTAGCGGGTACATTACTAGCCTTATATTTATGGGTAATGATTTTTCTTAATGTGGGTAGTGGTTACAATGAGTTTAATAAAGAAAAAGGCAAAGTAACTATTTATCGTGTGGGATTTTTAGGAAAAAATCGCCGTATTGAATTGGTTTATGAGTTAGACGATATTCAAGCAATTAGGGCAGAAATTAAAGAAGGTTTAAATCCTAAAAGAACGTTATATTTGAGGGTTAAGCCAAAAAGAGATATTCCTTTAACTCCTGTAGGTGAACCTATTTCTTTATCTAAATTGGAAAATCAAGGTGCCCAATTAGCTCGTTTTTTAACCGTACCTTTAGAGGGCTTATAAAAATTGGACTAGGAGAAGGGGAAGATAAGACAGGAAGATTGATTTAATTATTGGCGAAGGTAAGGAATAGTATTAATAGTTGAGATAAAATGTCTTAAAATTACCTCAGTTCGATGCAAAATGTATGGGTAATACCAAAGTATTAGGTATTACTTGTTAGGTATAAGGTAAATAATTGTTCAAAAACTGTTAACAATTGATTTTACTTAGATTAATTTAATTAAATAATTCAATCAGATTTAGTATTGTTAGAACCTAAATCCTAAAACCTATCTACATCAAGGGTTTTTTCTCGAACTCAGGTTAAAATTGATTTTAGGTAATTATTTACTAAATTTAATATTCATTACTGGGTAAAGTTTTGTTCGTTACTACTCTTAAACTTTTATTCATCACGAATTTTGTTTTTCTAAAATTTTTGTGAATAGTTGCTATATCAACGATCGTTACGTTTAAATATTACTTCCCTATTGTCAATTTTGGACAAGTTTATTACTGTCATTTTATTTCAGTACATAACAACTATTGTACGAACACCTAAAATCAATTTTAGGGCGGTTTAAGTCAATTCTTAGTCCTACATTCTAAACTTTACACCTTACACAATATTATTAAGTATTTCTAATGAGGTTAATCATTGTGATATAATTATTGATAGGAGCAAATTTTAAAAGATAATTCCTATGTTGAATCTTAAGTATTTATAACTACTGCTTATGTTGTATTTAGTTTTCTGTAAATTCATTGGATAACAGTAAGTAATGCTTTAATATTTTATGATGTTATTCAAAATTTCACTATCTATAAATCAGGAGTTAATGACGTGATTTCTATTACACTGCCTGTTAATGTTAGTAATTGGAAAACTGTTAGTTTCGCCTCCACTTTATATCTTTGTCCAGTTCTTGATTTATTATTAGAAAAAATACCGAAAGAATTACACCCAGAAATTAGATTGGGATTACAGGAAGCCCTAGTGAATGCGGCAAAACACGGCAATAAATTGGATCCTAGCAAAAGAGTAATCGTTAAATTTTCTTATTGTCGAGGAGAATATTCTTGGTTAGTTTGTGATCAAGGTGATGGATTTATCAGAGATTGTTGTTGCCCTTTAGAAAAACTTGATTTGCCTCCAGAAGAGGCGGAAAATGGTAGGGGACTTTGTTTATTACATCAAATATTCGATCGAGTGTTATGGAATAATCAGGGTACTCAAGTCAAACTTTGTAAACAATTTCATAAATTCCCTAAACCTTCTTCTCTCACATCCCCATGAGTTTTTTTATGACCATGAGTAGGACAAGGTAAAGGGTTAATACTACGATCAAGCCAACCTTGAGCTTGATTAATTCTTTGTAAGGCTTCTTCTGGCTCGTCATTGAGCAAATAGACTAAACTAGATGCTAATTGTTGTAATGCTTGTGCTTTACGATTATTTTTGAGTTTATGCCAATCATAAGAACTAATTGTCATTTTTTCTGCGAGTAACTGTGCCAATTCCAAATCACTCATATTCGTTACAGATTTTGATTCTACATTTAAACTCATCTTGTTATAATTCTCCTTAGTATCTTGTTTTTATTGTAGAATGTCTGACCACGAAACTAAATCCGATTCCCCAGAAATTGATATTACCGATGCCATCGCCAATATAGAGTTTTCTCTTGAAAAAATAAAAGAACGTCATCAACAAATTATACTCGATCGAGCTAGAAAAGAAGAATTAGAACAAAGAAAACAAGAAATCAAAGAATTGCAGAAAAATAATACTCAAGATTCCCTTAAAAGTGAACTGCATTTTTTAGAACAAGAATTAACACAAATAGAAATACGACTAGAGAGTGAATTGTTTAAATGGAGCAGTTTAAATGAACCTTTTTGGCAAATAGTCAGATTTGTCGGGATTGGTATTATTATTGGTTGGTTTTTGAAAACCTACTCAAGCCCCTGAGAAAAACGAACATTCCTCATTTCTTGACACTAACCGAAAATTTGCGTAATTTAACTGATGTCGATCGAAGATTAATAACTGACAATGGATATAGATAAAAAATCTCTATGACTGGGGAACTATATCTACAAAATTTATAAAATTAGGTTGTTGATCATGAGTAATTGTCATAATATCTCAACATTAGACCGACAAGGACGATTTCTTTCCACTGTTTCCAACTCCTGTAAAATAATGGTGGTGGATGATCAACCCCTAAGTCTTTTACAAGCTGTTGATTTAATTCACTATGAAGGTTATAACTCGATCGAATGTTTAGATAGTCGTGAGGTGCTGACATTAGCCTTTGAACATCAACCTGACGTTATTTTAATGGATATTGTTATGCCAGAAATCAACGGTTTTGAAGTAGCAAAAATGCTTAAATTACAACCTCAAACTAAATATATTCCAATTGTTTTGATGTCTGTTACCGATGAGCCGAATTTATGGAAACAAGCCTTTAATATTGGTGTGGAAGAAGTTATTTTAAAACCTTTAGATCACAATTCATTATTTCCTAAACTCAAAATTTTAAGCCAACAAAAACGCCTCAATGAAGGATTAAATCAGACTCAAAAAGTTTTATTTTCTCTCGCTATGGCGATCGAAGAACGATCAATTAATACTGCTCAATCTCCGTTAAAATTAGCTAATTTAGCAATGAAATTTGGTCAATATTTACAATTATCTGATACGGATATAGAAGATCTTGTTTCTGCTGCTTATCTCCATGACATAGGTACAGTAAGTATTCCCGATTATATTTTAGGAAAATCAACCCCTCTTACTCCAGAAGAAAAAGAAGTTATCCGTCAACACGTTATCATCGGTGAACAAATTTGCCAACCTTTAAGTAATAGATCCAATTTATTAACAATTATTCGTCATCATCATGAAAAATGGGATGGTACTGGTTATCCTGATGAATTAAGCCAAAAGAATATCCCCTATCTCGCCCAAGTTTTTCAGATGGTAGATATATATGATGCACTTACCAGTGAGCGTTCTTATAAATCATCTTACTCCATCGATCATTCTTTAGAAATTATGGAAGAAGAAGTAAGCAAAGGTTGGCGTAATCCTGAACTTTTTTGTCAATTTAAAAACTTTATTTTAAATAACCGACTCTGAACTCTGTTAAATTAGAGTTGATCTATCAAGAATTTTGAAAATCTATATGAGTACTTTAATTGCGATCGCCTACGACGACATTTTCAAAGCCGAAGAGGTAAGATTAACCCTTGCTAAATTACAAAGAGAACATTTAATCGAATTAGAAGATGCCGCTGTTGTTGTCAAAAATAGTGATGGAAAAATCCAACTCAAACAAGCCGTTAACTTAACTACTGCAGGTGCCGCTAGTGGAGGTTTTTGGGGATTATTAATCGGTACTTTGTTTCTTGTACCCTTGTTGGGTGCGGCAGTGGGTGCGGCGACAGGTGCGATTGGTGGTGCATTAAGTGATATTGGAGTCGATGACAATTTCATGAAAGAATTGGGAGAAACCTTACAACCTGATACCTCCGCTTTATTTATCCTTATCAAAAAAGTAACCCCCGATAAAGTTTTAGACGAAGTAAGCAAATATGGTGGTAAAGTTTTACGCACTTCTTTAAGTAAAGATGATGAAGAACAATTACAAGCCGTTTTAGATAGTCATGGTGTGAAATCTTAGAATAATTAGAGTCTGCTGTGAGTTATAGTAATTTTAATTAACATTGCTACAATTTGTAGGGTGGGCAATGCCCACCAAATACTGTTTTAAGGAGAGGTTAATTTTTTGATGTTTTTTCTTAATTAAAGTTTGCTGAATAAATCAGAAGACTATTAAAATTAAGGATTTCTGCATACTATATGAACAAAAAAGTGCGCAGTTTTATCAATTATTACTCAAAAACCTAGCATTTTTCACTTATTTTTTTAAGAACCAGCTTATTTATATATGTGTTACACAAAAAAAACCTCAAAACCTTGATTTTTCATTAGTATTTTACTACTTGGGAAATAATCAAATTTTGTACTTGTGCGATCGCAGGATTAAGTTCATAAAGACGCTGAAAAGGATTATTTAAAAACGCTTCTTGTTCTTGTTTTATCATGGCTACATCCTGACGCACTAATCCATCCAATAACCCTTTAGCTGTACCAAAAAGACTATTTTTGAGAAAACGACGAAAAGCAACGGGTAATTTATGTAAGCGCCAAAAAGCCTCTAAAGAAGTAAAGTGAACTAGATAAGCCTTAGTTGTAGTTTCGTCTATAGGACAAAATAAGCAGTATATCTTGAAATCCTTACCTAAAGTAGAACTCCAATGAGGATAAACATAGCTTACCGTTAAAGGTTCGGGATGCAAACGACGTAATGCAGGAAAAAATAACTGAAAAATTGACCAGATTTTGTCGATACGGTAATAACTTTGAGCCTCATATAATACGTCAACTCGATCGATCTCTGTGGTAATATTCTTTAAGGAAGCAGAAGCCCAAGCCTGATAATTATCGTGTAAGTGTCCATGATACATATCCATTAAATTTTCAATCAGGAAAGAAAAATGTCCAGGACACTTAATAGTTGTCATGCTACCAATATAATTAAGATGCTCCCACTCTGGCAATCCCATCGGTTTAACTTTTTCACTATCACCATCACCCGGAAATAACCAGATAAAACCATCAAATTCTCTCACAGGATAAAGTTTCAATTGACAACTAGGTAATTTTTGTTTTTCCGTTAGATAGGGTACAAAGGAACATTTCCCATCACCATCAAAACGCCAACCATGATAAGCACATTCAATGTTATTGTTTACTATTTGACCATCACTTAATTTTACTTGACGATGAGGGCATCGATCGTCTAAAGCCTTAATTTCCCCTTTTTCATTGCGAAAAAGTACTATATTTTTTCCCCATATAGTAACTCCGATAGGCGTATTTTTTACTTCAGCACTACTAGCTACCACATACCAATGATTAAGATTAATACCACAGGTGCGAATATTCGGTTTAACGTCTAATTGTCCCATCCTAATTTCAAATCTAAATTATATTCTGCCAACTATAATTGTTAGAATATAACGAAAATTGGTTTTAGTAACAAAAAATGAAGATAAAACGTCAATATATTATTCTTCTTACTCTCTTGATTTTAACAGCTTCGATCGTACCCAACTTTTGGCAATTAGGTATGACAGGAATAGTTGGTTTTTTCCTTGCTTATTTAACAAAAGGTAGTCGCAAAGTTAAAACGAAATAGAAATAAAGCAGAAACACCTTTATAAATTTAAAGATTTTTGCATCATACCTAAATAAACTTAGCAGCTGCATTAACTAACTCATCAGCTACCCGTATAGAATAGGGTTTAATTAGCCACCAGATAAAAGGCGAAAGCCACCCCCTTAAAGTAATTGAATAAGAGATATAACTACCGCATAAAGTCGATTCTATCTGATAGGTGATGCGCTGTTCTATTCCCGGAATAGCTAACAAACGGATACTTAATAATTCTCTCGGTTTTACATTCTCTACAAAAATCCGAATTGGAATTGGAGTTAAACGGGTAACGGCTTGAAAAATTAAGCCCGGTTTGGGT from Geminocystis sp. NIES-3709 encodes the following:
- a CDS encoding amino acid ABC transporter substrate-binding protein; this encodes MFNKLISIVLSFSLVSGVQMPVLAGEILDQIKNTGVIKAGYRQDTPPFAFSDNQGKPIGYSLDILELIRSETEKQLGKPIKLELIEVDPNNRFEKIQNGDIQIECGSTTITWEREKIVDFSVSYFASGTQMIVTQGSGFANSNSLAGAKIGVIPNTTNEKAMKIFAKDAQLIFVSSEEEGWQKLQKGEIDSFAGDGILLQALKKQADNPKKYEIVPEFPYMIESYACSLPEDESRWRNLVNYSIVKFMQGVVTDTPSSIDIYDRWFGENGNTPYPIETMSDYFQGIINGYEWIVIDERY
- a CDS encoding photosystem I assembly protein Ycf4 yields the protein MDTNNAVLRQEIIGSRRFSNLWWASVVSIGGIGFLLAGLSSYFHTSFLPLTDTSTLQFVPQGIALTFYGVAGTLLALYLWVMIFLNVGSGYNEFNKEKGKVTIYRVGFLGKNRRIELVYELDDIQAIRAEIKEGLNPKRTLYLRVKPKRDIPLTPVGEPISLSKLENQGAQLARFLTVPLEGL
- a CDS encoding anti-sigma regulatory factor is translated as MISITLPVNVSNWKTVSFASTLYLCPVLDLLLEKIPKELHPEIRLGLQEALVNAAKHGNKLDPSKRVIVKFSYCRGEYSWLVCDQGDGFIRDCCCPLEKLDLPPEEAENGRGLCLLHQIFDRVLWNNQGTQVKLCKQFHKFPKPSSLTSP
- a CDS encoding DUF6439 family protein, with amino-acid sequence MSLNVESKSVTNMSDLELAQLLAEKMTISSYDWHKLKNNRKAQALQQLASSLVYLLNDEPEEALQRINQAQGWLDRSINPLPCPTHGHKKTHGDVREEGLGNL
- a CDS encoding HD domain-containing phosphohydrolase; its protein translation is MSNCHNISTLDRQGRFLSTVSNSCKIMVVDDQPLSLLQAVDLIHYEGYNSIECLDSREVLTLAFEHQPDVILMDIVMPEINGFEVAKMLKLQPQTKYIPIVLMSVTDEPNLWKQAFNIGVEEVILKPLDHNSLFPKLKILSQQKRLNEGLNQTQKVLFSLAMAIEERSINTAQSPLKLANLAMKFGQYLQLSDTDIEDLVSAAYLHDIGTVSIPDYILGKSTPLTPEEKEVIRQHVIIGEQICQPLSNRSNLLTIIRHHHEKWDGTGYPDELSQKNIPYLAQVFQMVDIYDALTSERSYKSSYSIDHSLEIMEEEVSKGWRNPELFCQFKNFILNNRL
- a CDS encoding DUF1269 domain-containing protein, whose product is MSTLIAIAYDDIFKAEEVRLTLAKLQREHLIELEDAAVVVKNSDGKIQLKQAVNLTTAGAASGGFWGLLIGTLFLVPLLGAAVGAATGAIGGALSDIGVDDNFMKELGETLQPDTSALFILIKKVTPDKVLDEVSKYGGKVLRTSLSKDDEEQLQAVLDSHGVKS
- a CDS encoding aromatic ring-hydroxylating dioxygenase subunit alpha; the protein is MGQLDVKPNIRTCGINLNHWYVVASSAEVKNTPIGVTIWGKNIVLFRNEKGEIKALDDRCPHRQVKLSDGQIVNNNIECAYHGWRFDGDGKCSFVPYLTEKQKLPSCQLKLYPVREFDGFIWLFPGDGDSEKVKPMGLPEWEHLNYIGSMTTIKCPGHFSFLIENLMDMYHGHLHDNYQAWASASLKNITTEIDRVDVLYEAQSYYRIDKIWSIFQLFFPALRRLHPEPLTVSYVYPHWSSTLGKDFKIYCLFCPIDETTTKAYLVHFTSLEAFWRLHKLPVAFRRFLKNSLFGTAKGLLDGLVRQDVAMIKQEQEAFLNNPFQRLYELNPAIAQVQNLIISQVVKY
- a CDS encoding SRPBCC family protein; translated protein: MILSFSFKLLAGGGKLLCQFSFYKTYRVVSNVPVDIVWRKLINLADMSWHPLFSQTDLPKGLIPKPGLIFQAVTRLTPIPIRIFVENVKPRELLSIRLLAIPGIEQRITYQIESTLCGSYISYSITLRGWLSPFIWWLIKPYSIRVADELVNAAAKFI